The following are encoded in a window of Castanea sativa cultivar Marrone di Chiusa Pesio chromosome 5, ASM4071231v1 genomic DNA:
- the LOC142636435 gene encoding alkaline ceramidase, which produces MADGMSSFWGPVTSTIDCCEKNYAYSTYIAEFYNTISNIPCILLALFGLINAIRLRFEKRFTVLHISNMILAIGSMLYHATLQRAQQQSDETPMVWEMLLYMYILHSPDWHYRSTMPTFLFLYGVVFAVVHSFVHLGIGFKVHYGILCFLCIPRMYKYYIYTKDASAKRLAKLYVATLFLGSLCWLCDHLFCKEISSWPINPQGHAMWHVFMGFNSYFANTFLMFCRAQQREWSPKIAYLMGVLPYVKVEKPKAQ; this is translated from the exons ATGGCCGATGGAATGTCAAGTTTCTGGGGTCCTGTTACATCCACTATTGATTGTTGTGAGAAGAATTATGCCTACTCAACTTATATTGCGGAATTTTACAACACCATATCAAACATTCCATGCATTCTTTTGGCCCTCTTTGGTCTTATCAATGCTATAAGACTACGATTTGAGAAGAGATTTACTGTTCTTCACATATCTAATATGATACTTGCCATTGGCAGCATGTTATACCATGCCACATTGCAACGCGC GCAACAGCAGAGTGATGAAACTCCTATGGTGTGGGAAATGCTACTCTATATGTACATCCTCCACTCACCAGACTGGCACTACCGCAGCACAATGCCTACCTTCCTATTCCTTTATGGTGTTGTTTTCGCTGTTGTCCATTCATTTGTCCATCTCGGCATTGGCTTCAAGGTGCATTATGGAATCTTGTGTTTCCTCTGCATTCCCCGAATGTACAAGTATTACATTTACACAAAAGATGCTTCTGCTAAGCGGCTTGCAAAGCTTTATGTGGCAACCCTTTTCCTAGGTAGCTTGTGTTGGCTCTGCGATCATCTTTTCTGCAAGGAGATATCTAGTTGGCCCATAAATCCACAGGGGCATGCCATGTGGCATGTCTTCATGGGTTTCAATTCTTACTTTGCAAACACCTTCTTGATGTTTTGTCGTGCTCAGCAAAGGGAATGGTCTCCAAAAATTGCTTATCTTATGGGTGTCCTACCGTATGTGAAGGTTGAGAAACCAAAAGCCCAATGA